Proteins co-encoded in one Chloroflexota bacterium genomic window:
- a CDS encoding amidohydrolase family protein yields the protein MTPVIDTHAHLIDRQEPGYEGVAHKWGGARWGGGVDDLLGQMDQAGIDYACLLTSTIIDVMEHFHPDVRDDILVSFDPFINKACYWRDWAAHKDRFFLFADSIDPRVPGYVERAARDLDNGATGLKILPAFTNSTIDEPGWRPIFELMSDRQVPCIIDLSYWYLHFPWFAPRLVGKYRSFGEFAETVHTVAEAYPDVRMEITHYGTPILRRNELKSIQYGEAEPKALADGEIDYELLQGPIDMIAPHQNLFCGLSAYQHVIPATEAYPYRSALRIVEVLTQGLGADRIIFGTDWPYLGHVGYPELIRSIREAPFLSPEESAMILGGTACRFLWGDDPDAYPAGR from the coding sequence ATGACTCCAGTGATTGACACACACGCCCATCTCATCGACCGGCAGGAGCCCGGCTACGAAGGGGTGGCGCACAAGTGGGGCGGCGCGCGTTGGGGCGGGGGCGTTGACGACCTGCTCGGGCAGATGGACCAGGCCGGCATCGACTACGCCTGCCTGCTCACGTCCACGATCATCGACGTGATGGAGCACTTTCACCCTGATGTCCGCGACGACATCCTGGTCAGCTTCGATCCGTTCATCAACAAGGCCTGCTACTGGCGCGACTGGGCGGCGCACAAAGATCGCTTCTTCCTGTTTGCCGACTCCATCGATCCGCGCGTGCCGGGCTACGTGGAGCGGGCGGCGCGCGACCTGGACAACGGCGCGACGGGTCTCAAGATCCTGCCCGCCTTCACAAACTCGACCATCGACGAGCCGGGGTGGCGGCCCATCTTCGAGCTGATGTCGGACCGGCAGGTGCCGTGCATCATCGATCTCTCGTATTGGTATCTGCATTTCCCATGGTTTGCGCCGCGGCTTGTCGGGAAATACCGATCGTTTGGAGAATTCGCCGAGACCGTCCACACGGTGGCCGAGGCGTATCCGGACGTGCGGATGGAGATCACGCACTACGGGACGCCAATCCTCAGGCGAAACGAGCTCAAGAGCATTCAATATGGCGAGGCCGAGCCAAAAGCACTCGCCGATGGAGAAATCGATTACGAGCTGCTGCAAGGGCCGATCGACATGATCGCGCCGCACCAAAACCTGTTTTGCGGGCTATCGGCTTATCAACATGTCATCCCCGCAACCGAGGCGTATCCCTACCGCAGCGCGCTGCGGATCGTTGAAGTGCTGACGCAAGGACTCGGCGCCGACCGGATCATCTTTGGCACCGATTGGCCCTATTTGGGGCACGTGGGATATCCAGAGCTCATCAGGTCGATTCGCGAGGCGCCGTTCCTCAGCCCCGAGGAGTCGGCCATGATCCTGGGTGGGACCGCGTGCCGGTTCCTGTGGGGAGATGATCCGGATGCGTATCCGGCGGGACGCTGA
- a CDS encoding FCD domain-containing protein: MARPIRSRLHDEVVVAYTGRIVREELAPGDFLPPEPIMGDEFGISRAVVREALRILAARGLVGVHHGIGTIVREPHDWNVLDPGVTEAFHESPQFPALVDEMLEARRAVEVQAAALAAQHAVPEHKRRIDEALAAIPTAIGDDPMLFNQRDIELHAAILEATENRFLYRALSPLFPLLRTVIRLSTQGSESDPVAYAAQSHAEIVAAITREDADAAADAMSRHLSRTESDIRRAMNRLLDESEDGGRIRAGRRPNAIKSMDQSLVLEGGAHREA; encoded by the coding sequence ATGGCGCGGCCGATTCGATCCCGTCTGCATGACGAAGTCGTGGTGGCGTATACCGGCCGCATCGTGCGGGAAGAGCTAGCTCCCGGCGACTTTCTCCCCCCCGAGCCCATCATGGGCGACGAGTTCGGGATCAGCCGCGCGGTCGTGCGAGAGGCCCTTCGGATCCTCGCCGCTCGCGGCCTGGTGGGAGTTCACCACGGCATCGGCACGATCGTGCGCGAGCCGCATGACTGGAACGTTCTCGATCCTGGGGTCACCGAGGCGTTTCACGAGAGTCCACAGTTTCCCGCGCTGGTGGACGAGATGCTCGAAGCGCGCCGCGCGGTTGAGGTCCAGGCAGCGGCGCTCGCGGCGCAGCACGCCGTGCCGGAACACAAACGCAGGATCGATGAAGCGCTGGCGGCAATCCCCACGGCAATTGGCGACGATCCGATGCTCTTCAACCAGCGGGACATCGAGCTCCACGCGGCAATCCTCGAGGCGACGGAAAACCGTTTTCTCTACCGTGCGCTCTCGCCGCTGTTTCCGCTGCTGCGAACCGTAATCCGGCTATCCACGCAGGGGAGCGAATCGGACCCCGTGGCCTACGCCGCCCAATCTCACGCTGAGATCGTCGCCGCCATCACTCGCGAGGACGCCGACGCGGCCGCGGATGCAATGTCGCGACACCTTTCGCGGACCGAGTCCGACATTCGCCGCGCGATGAATCGACTCCTTGACGAGTCGGAAGACGGAGGGCGGATTCGCGCCGGCCGGCGGCCGAACGCGATCAAATCGATGGACCAGTCGCTAGTGCTGGAAGGAGGCGCCCATCGCGAAGCCTGA
- a CDS encoding ArgE/DapE family deacylase, whose translation MSVRTHEAVRQAALDRIEAMHAETVGLLGELLSIPSPTGSEAAAQAWVAEQFSALGLEVDVFDCDPEAMATLPGWTPSKWSYENRPNVVGVWKGSGGGRSLILNAHIDTVPAEPVELWTHDPWGATIVGDRMYARGAIDDKGGIVDILAAVRALQEAGFEPAGDIILQSAIDEEAAANGTLACMARGYTADAAWMVDGSPLGRAYTNHSGQVQFVVRVYGSGGSPVRWDRETDAIHLAMQVAEALRGLRDQKRAAPLPGGWNAIENELHFSVGRIRGGEWYSNIPAKCEIECCMAFNPPDSLESIRQEIRETIDAFARQDPWLRDHPPEVEFEGLATEPVWLLREDAPFYQTFARVHEEIAGIPVRWITVNAWCDIRHFSFHKYTPALILGPGSGGGAHAPDEYIELPSMVPVIQFVAAMAMEWCGSELPA comes from the coding sequence ATGAGCGTCCGTACGCACGAGGCGGTGCGTCAGGCGGCGCTCGACCGCATTGAAGCCATGCACGCCGAGACCGTCGGCCTGCTGGGCGAGTTGCTTTCCATTCCAAGTCCGACAGGCTCGGAAGCGGCCGCCCAGGCTTGGGTAGCCGAGCAATTCTCGGCACTCGGCCTTGAGGTCGACGTGTTCGACTGCGACCCGGAGGCAATGGCAACGCTGCCCGGCTGGACGCCGTCCAAGTGGTCCTACGAGAACCGTCCCAACGTCGTGGGCGTGTGGAAAGGCAGCGGGGGCGGCCGCTCGCTGATCCTCAACGCGCACATCGACACCGTCCCGGCCGAACCCGTCGAGCTGTGGACCCACGATCCGTGGGGGGCGACGATCGTGGGCGACCGCATGTACGCGCGCGGTGCTATCGACGACAAGGGCGGGATCGTCGACATCCTGGCCGCCGTGCGCGCGCTGCAGGAGGCGGGATTCGAGCCCGCGGGCGACATCATTCTGCAGAGCGCCATCGACGAGGAGGCCGCCGCCAACGGCACGCTGGCTTGCATGGCGCGCGGATACACCGCGGATGCGGCTTGGATGGTCGACGGCTCCCCGCTGGGTCGCGCCTACACCAACCATTCAGGGCAGGTGCAGTTCGTCGTTCGCGTCTATGGCAGCGGCGGATCGCCGGTGCGGTGGGATCGCGAGACCGACGCCATTCACCTGGCCATGCAGGTGGCCGAGGCGCTTCGCGGACTGCGGGACCAAAAGCGCGCCGCGCCGCTTCCCGGCGGCTGGAACGCCATCGAAAACGAGCTTCACTTCTCCGTCGGTCGCATTCGCGGCGGGGAGTGGTACTCGAACATCCCGGCAAAGTGCGAGATCGAGTGCTGCATGGCCTTCAACCCCCCGGACTCGCTGGAGTCGATTCGGCAGGAGATCCGGGAGACGATCGACGCGTTCGCGCGGCAAGACCCGTGGCTCCGTGACCACCCGCCCGAGGTCGAGTTCGAAGGGTTGGCGACCGAACCGGTCTGGCTGCTGCGCGAGGACGCCCCCTTCTATCAGACCTTTGCCCGCGTGCACGAGGAGATTGCCGGCATCCCCGTGCGCTGGATCACCGTCAACGCCTGGTGCGACATTCGGCACTTCAGCTTCCACAAGTACACGCCGGCGCTGATTCTCGGCCCCGGCAGCGGCGGCGGGGCCCATGCTCCCGACGAATACATCGAGCTGCCGAGCATGGTGCCCGTGATCCAGTTCGTGGCAGCCATGGCCATGGAATGGTGCGGAAGCGAGTTGCCGGCATGA
- a CDS encoding ABC transporter ATP-binding protein, whose translation MTASPEPLLQVQGVVKVFDLPHRGFFGAARRLRALAGVSLDIYAEETLGLVGESGCGKTTLGRIIVRLETATEGRVLFRGREVHAGSGTASHEDRRSIQMVFQDATGSLNPRRRVRDIVSLPVQAGGVVASSLVDDHVSQVLEEVGLPSELGGRYPGQLSGGQQQRVALARAIALEPAVLVADEPLSALDVSVQAQILRLLERIRERRHLAMLFVSHDLAVVRYLCDRVAVMYLGRIVESGPVDQVFEHPRHPYTVALLSAVPSTRRRTDVPIELAGEVPSAADIPPGCPFHPRCWKAQDKCRTVLPQLDPLDRAHVACHFPE comes from the coding sequence ATGACTGCCAGTCCCGAGCCCCTGCTTCAAGTTCAAGGCGTGGTCAAGGTCTTCGACCTCCCGCATCGAGGCTTCTTCGGGGCGGCGCGCCGACTGCGCGCCCTGGCCGGGGTCAGCCTCGACATCTACGCCGAAGAGACCCTGGGCTTGGTCGGCGAAAGCGGCTGTGGCAAGACCACCCTGGGCCGCATCATCGTCCGACTCGAGACAGCCACTGAAGGCCGCGTGCTGTTTCGCGGTCGCGAGGTGCACGCTGGGTCCGGGACCGCCAGCCACGAGGACCGGCGGTCCATCCAGATGGTTTTCCAGGACGCGACCGGATCGCTCAACCCGCGTCGTCGCGTGCGCGACATCGTGAGTCTGCCGGTCCAGGCCGGCGGCGTGGTGGCCTCCAGCCTGGTCGATGACCATGTGAGCCAGGTGCTCGAGGAAGTTGGGCTGCCGAGTGAACTCGGCGGCCGCTACCCAGGACAGCTGAGCGGCGGTCAGCAGCAGCGGGTGGCGCTGGCGCGCGCCATTGCCCTGGAACCCGCGGTTCTCGTCGCCGACGAGCCGCTCTCCGCGCTCGATGTGTCGGTGCAGGCGCAGATTCTGCGGCTGCTGGAGCGCATTCGCGAGCGCCGGCATCTCGCCATGCTCTTCGTCTCGCACGACTTGGCGGTTGTGCGCTACCTGTGCGATCGCGTCGCCGTCATGTACCTGGGCCGAATCGTCGAATCGGGCCCGGTCGACCAGGTGTTCGAGCATCCGCGTCATCCTTACACGGTGGCGCTGCTTTCGGCGGTTCCCAGCACCCGCCGGCGGACGGACGTCCCGATAGAGCTGGCGGGCGAAGTGCCCAGCGCGGCAGACATCCCGCCCGGCTGCCCCTTCCATCCACGGTGCTGGAAGGCGCAGGACAAGTGCCGCACCGTGCTCCCGCAGCTCGACCCGCTCGATCGGGCGCACGTCGCGTGCCATTTCCCGGAGTAG
- a CDS encoding ABC transporter substrate-binding protein — protein sequence MTRRQLLRAAMLGGGSATLAAILAACGEAEVVEKTVTVTVTEVKEVVKEVPVETVVTKEVIKEVPVETVVTKEVIKEVPVETIKEVEVEKVVEKEVIREVEVQKVVTREVERPVDVRRGGTLILRHTRDPQVGGIEGPQALAEVDKSIAFMISETMLKFDFEKVEPVPWLAEAFEISPDGTFIDLTIRGGIKFQDGTDFDADAAVFNLNRVFDADHPFHATGVYPYTNWALLSHAEKVSSDVVRVFSGLDADPILHWRLTTEATYMTSPAAIEQFGEDIDLNPVGTGPFTFDAFEPGVQLSLVRNEGYWNPDNAPFLDKVIYRIIPDAQAAAAEFRAGNLDVFPFALTPDILELRDDAKFRLQLFATNTYFYLSANNAIDPFDNPEFRKALAHAYDWKTRIKELEPFNDYLPTPWYPHGFAYNGDVPTYEYDPEKSRQILEDLGWKLGDDGVRVRESDGKRASFTIAAWLAAGTPVDDNRLFMQQNLKDIGIETEFWIMDPSVVFDDVEGIRNPDKLELYPLGWNTALPDPSFLLDPTYLCEERPPAEKAGAGWNFAQFCDARVDELLTQARKDMNPETRAAAYREVQQIIAEGAIMQWGVLSRFPVLIKSDVHGLFYRPYRVNELERVWLDR from the coding sequence ATGACGCGTCGGCAATTGCTGCGCGCCGCCATGCTGGGCGGCGGATCCGCCACGTTGGCCGCCATTCTGGCGGCATGCGGCGAGGCCGAAGTCGTCGAGAAGACGGTGACGGTGACGGTCACCGAAGTCAAAGAGGTGGTGAAGGAAGTTCCGGTCGAGACGGTCGTCACCAAAGAGGTGATCAAGGAAGTCCCGGTTGAGACGGTCGTCACCAAGGAGGTCATCAAGGAAGTCCCGGTCGAGACCATCAAAGAGGTCGAGGTCGAGAAGGTTGTCGAGAAGGAAGTCATCCGCGAAGTCGAAGTCCAGAAGGTCGTCACCCGCGAGGTCGAGCGGCCCGTTGACGTTCGTCGTGGCGGCACCCTGATCTTGCGCCACACGCGGGACCCACAGGTTGGTGGGATCGAGGGGCCACAGGCTCTCGCCGAAGTCGACAAGAGCATCGCCTTCATGATTTCCGAGACGATGCTCAAGTTCGACTTCGAGAAGGTCGAGCCCGTCCCCTGGCTGGCCGAGGCCTTCGAGATCTCGCCCGACGGCACGTTCATCGACCTGACGATCCGCGGCGGCATCAAGTTCCAGGACGGCACCGACTTCGACGCGGATGCCGCGGTCTTCAACTTGAACCGCGTGTTCGACGCCGATCATCCATTTCACGCGACCGGCGTGTATCCCTACACGAACTGGGCCTTGCTCAGCCACGCCGAGAAGGTGAGCAGCGATGTCGTGCGGGTGTTCTCGGGACTCGACGCCGACCCGATTCTTCACTGGCGGCTGACGACCGAGGCTACCTACATGACGAGCCCGGCCGCCATCGAGCAGTTTGGGGAAGACATCGATCTCAACCCCGTGGGCACCGGGCCGTTCACCTTCGATGCGTTCGAGCCGGGTGTTCAGCTGAGCCTTGTCCGCAACGAGGGCTACTGGAACCCGGACAACGCGCCGTTCCTCGACAAGGTCATCTACCGCATCATTCCCGACGCCCAGGCGGCAGCCGCCGAGTTCCGGGCGGGGAACCTCGATGTGTTCCCGTTTGCGCTGACGCCGGACATCCTGGAGCTCAGGGACGACGCCAAGTTCCGGCTGCAGCTGTTCGCCACGAACACCTACTTCTACCTGTCGGCCAACAACGCCATCGATCCGTTCGACAACCCCGAGTTCCGCAAGGCGCTGGCCCATGCCTACGACTGGAAGACCCGGATCAAGGAGTTGGAACCGTTCAACGACTACCTGCCCACGCCGTGGTACCCGCACGGGTTTGCCTATAACGGGGACGTGCCGACCTACGAGTACGACCCGGAGAAATCCAGGCAGATCCTGGAGGACCTCGGCTGGAAGCTGGGCGACGATGGCGTACGCGTGCGCGAGAGCGACGGCAAGCGCGCCAGCTTCACCATCGCCGCCTGGCTGGCGGCCGGCACGCCGGTGGACGACAACCGCCTCTTCATGCAGCAGAACCTGAAGGACATCGGGATCGAGACGGAATTCTGGATCATGGACCCGTCGGTGGTGTTCGACGACGTGGAAGGCATCCGGAACCCCGACAAGCTCGAGCTCTACCCGCTGGGCTGGAACACGGCGCTGCCGGACCCGAGCTTCCTGCTGGACCCGACGTACCTATGCGAGGAACGCCCGCCGGCCGAGAAGGCGGGCGCCGGCTGGAACTTCGCGCAATTCTGCGACGCGCGGGTGGACGAGCTCTTGACGCAAGCCCGCAAGGACATGAATCCAGAGACCCGCGCCGCCGCCTACCGCGAGGTTCAACAGATCATTGCCGAGGGCGCGATCATGCAATGGGGCGTGCTCAGCCGATTTCCGGTGTTGATCAAGTCCGATGTCCATGGGCTCTTCTACCGACCCTATCGGGTCAACGAGCTCGAGCGCGTCTGGCTCGATCGGTAG
- a CDS encoding histidine kinase has protein sequence MFAASAIDALLISSVIVVGGGFQHFFFVAYYPALALIAVASTSIAVWVIWTTLVAILYALISVYAGEGLDLSMRNEKTLFARILAMYIVVITVNLISRIERMRRRAAVRSERILFEERMDVSRTIHDTTAQSAYMVSLGIETALDLADKSNERLMSTLGATLALAKSAMWELRRPLNMGGIFEGKMISDVLGTHIRTFTAITSVPAKLEQSGEEPLLDVETRSVLFLIAHNALTNAFRHAEASNVTVGLEFSRGRIQLTVADDGKGLPEDFEEGGHGISNMRLDAERIGGSLSVESGEAGGGTSVICLIPRQRGIEGD, from the coding sequence ATGTTCGCGGCAAGCGCGATTGACGCGTTGTTGATCTCAAGTGTAATTGTCGTGGGAGGAGGATTTCAACACTTCTTTTTTGTCGCCTACTATCCGGCGCTAGCGCTTATCGCGGTCGCGTCGACCTCGATCGCGGTGTGGGTAATCTGGACGACGTTAGTGGCAATACTATATGCATTGATCAGTGTTTACGCCGGCGAAGGCCTCGATTTGAGCATGCGGAATGAGAAGACGCTATTCGCTAGGATATTAGCAATGTATATTGTGGTGATTACAGTGAATCTGATAAGCCGAATCGAAAGGATGCGGAGGCGGGCGGCGGTGCGAAGCGAACGAATTCTCTTTGAAGAGCGTATGGACGTCTCGCGAACCATTCACGATACGACAGCGCAGTCGGCCTATATGGTGAGTCTTGGAATCGAGACGGCGCTTGACCTCGCTGACAAATCCAACGAGAGATTGATGTCGACACTCGGGGCGACCTTGGCGCTCGCAAAATCTGCGATGTGGGAATTGCGTCGGCCGCTCAACATGGGAGGCATCTTCGAAGGCAAGATGATCAGTGATGTCTTGGGTACGCATATTCGCACATTCACGGCCATCACCTCGGTTCCTGCGAAGCTGGAGCAGTCGGGGGAAGAGCCGCTGTTGGACGTCGAGACTCGGTCGGTTCTATTCCTTATTGCCCACAATGCGTTGACCAATGCATTTCGTCATGCCGAAGCATCGAATGTGACGGTCGGTCTGGAGTTTTCGCGTGGGCGTATTCAGCTCACGGTGGCCGATGATGGCAAGGGTCTTCCGGAAGACTTCGAAGAGGGTGGGCATGGAATCTCGAATATGCGCCTGGACGCTGAACGCATTGGAGGGAGTCTTTCCGTGGAATCTGGTGAAGCTGGTGGCGGTACGTCGGTCATCTGTCTCATTCCGAGACAGCGTGGCATAGAGGGGGATTGA
- a CDS encoding ABC transporter ATP-binding protein — protein sequence MAGSAQHPDERPRSDSVLLSVENLRTQFHTKNGLVRAVNGVSFSIRRGEVVGIVGESGCGKSVTALSILGLIRPPGEIVSGRVLFEGQDLVGASSGTLRQIRGKEIAMIFQNPLSSLNPVLTIGFQIQEAILEHDRIGRRAARERALDLLQRVGIPEAERRLHQYPHQFSGGMAQRAMIAMALANRPKLLIADEPTTALDVTIQAQIIRLLHRLSGELGMAVLFITHNMGLVAENCHQTLVMYAGKIAESGATNDLFARPLHPYTQALLACVPEVKGERHDLIPLEGFPPDLTVESRSCAFEPRCAQRFDRCPIEDPEPRGVEPGHSVRCHLY from the coding sequence GTGGCCGGCTCCGCGCAGCATCCAGACGAGCGTCCTCGGAGCGACTCCGTGCTGCTGAGCGTCGAGAACCTGCGCACGCAATTCCATACCAAGAATGGACTCGTGCGAGCGGTCAATGGCGTGTCGTTCTCCATCCGTCGCGGTGAGGTCGTCGGCATTGTCGGCGAGTCGGGCTGCGGCAAGAGCGTCACCGCGCTTTCGATCCTCGGCCTGATCCGGCCACCGGGCGAAATCGTGTCCGGACGCGTGCTGTTCGAGGGACAGGACCTGGTCGGCGCGTCCAGCGGGACGCTGCGCCAGATTCGGGGCAAGGAGATCGCCATGATCTTCCAGAACCCCCTCAGCTCGCTCAACCCCGTGCTCACCATCGGCTTCCAGATCCAGGAAGCGATCCTCGAACACGATCGGATCGGTCGCCGCGCGGCCCGCGAGCGCGCGCTGGACTTGCTGCAGCGCGTGGGGATTCCGGAGGCCGAACGCCGCCTGCACCAATATCCCCATCAATTCAGCGGCGGGATGGCCCAGCGCGCCATGATCGCCATGGCGCTGGCCAATCGGCCCAAACTCCTCATCGCCGACGAACCGACAACCGCGCTCGATGTCACCATCCAGGCCCAGATCATCCGGCTGCTCCATCGCCTGAGCGGTGAGCTCGGGATGGCCGTCTTGTTCATCACTCACAACATGGGCCTGGTGGCGGAGAACTGCCACCAAACGCTGGTGATGTACGCGGGCAAGATCGCCGAATCCGGCGCAACCAACGACCTGTTCGCGAGGCCGCTCCACCCGTATACGCAGGCGCTCCTGGCCTGTGTGCCCGAAGTCAAGGGCGAGCGCCACGATCTCATTCCGCTCGAAGGGTTTCCGCCGGACCTGACGGTTGAAAGCCGCAGCTGCGCATTCGAGCCCCGCTGCGCCCAACGCTTCGACCGATGCCCGATCGAGGATCCGGAGCCCCGCGGCGTCGAGCCCGGGCACTCGGTTCGCTGCCACCTGTACTGA
- a CDS encoding ABC transporter permease encodes MRGTEPVDAALSAGNRVKVPGAGRAAALAAWVGANRWISVLLVIAVAMMVFAIVAPWIAPGDPTEVVLSERYLPLWSEGHAMGTDHLGRDYLSRLIVGGRLSIMAGLIPAFGAMVAGLVIGMTSGYFGGWVDSVLMRIIDVLLAFPFLLLVILMVAVLGTDIRNAMIALMIGGTPGTARTLRSLVLSIKQRPFVEAAEVSGLGGWRIIRYEIFPNVLPLAVALMTIQMSWMIVAIAGLSFLGLGVRPPDADWGTLIAEARGHIFRAPYLALIPSVLVALVSFVFFVLGDALQRTLGEERVR; translated from the coding sequence ATGCGCGGGACTGAGCCGGTGGACGCGGCGCTGAGCGCCGGCAACCGCGTCAAGGTGCCGGGAGCCGGTCGCGCCGCCGCCCTTGCCGCGTGGGTCGGCGCGAACCGATGGATATCGGTCCTGCTGGTCATTGCCGTGGCGATGATGGTGTTCGCGATCGTCGCCCCCTGGATCGCGCCGGGCGATCCAACGGAGGTCGTGCTGTCGGAGCGATACCTGCCGCTGTGGTCGGAAGGGCACGCGATGGGAACCGACCACCTGGGCCGCGACTACCTCAGCCGGCTGATCGTCGGCGGGCGGCTTTCGATCATGGCCGGGCTCATCCCGGCGTTCGGAGCGATGGTCGCCGGCCTGGTCATCGGCATGACGAGCGGCTACTTCGGAGGCTGGGTGGATTCGGTGCTCATGCGGATCATCGACGTGCTGCTCGCATTTCCGTTTCTCTTGCTGGTGATCCTCATGGTCGCCGTGCTGGGCACGGACATTCGAAACGCCATGATCGCTCTGATGATCGGCGGCACTCCGGGAACGGCCCGGACCCTGCGCAGCCTGGTGCTTTCGATCAAGCAGCGTCCGTTCGTCGAGGCGGCGGAGGTGTCGGGGCTTGGCGGCTGGCGGATCATCCGGTACGAGATATTTCCGAACGTGCTGCCGCTGGCGGTAGCGCTCATGACGATCCAGATGAGCTGGATGATCGTGGCGATCGCCGGGCTCAGTTTCCTCGGCTTGGGCGTCCGGCCGCCGGACGCGGACTGGGGCACGCTCATCGCCGAAGCGCGCGGCCACATTTTCCGGGCCCCGTATCTGGCGCTGATTCCGAGCGTCCTGGTGGCCCTGGTTTCGTTTGTATTTTTTGTGCTTGGCGACGCTCTGCAGCGCACGCTGGGCGAGGAACGGGTTCGGTAG
- a CDS encoding ABC transporter permease, whose amino-acid sequence MTGFLLRRLGASLLVIVGGSILVFGTLRAIPGDPIQLMLGTQGVTNPELVARYTERFGLDLPAPVQYLYWVGQLVRGDLGDSIVQPQSVGDFMRMRAINTAILGATAWVIAVLGGTGIGIVAALLVHRRMWVADYALSGFSVVMISIPSFSLALILMIIFGVNLGWLPVLGMQSVEDSGLLDRLRHLVLPAVTLATVPGFVLGRIVKAAITDALLGDYARTAYAKGLSERRVFLVHVLRNAMVPIVTNTGLMFGGFLSGSVLVEFMFAWPGLGRGLVNAILARDFPIVQGITLLILVIFTLVNLLVDLSYGLIDPRIRYARD is encoded by the coding sequence ATGACTGGCTTTCTGCTGCGACGCCTCGGGGCCTCGCTGTTGGTAATTGTCGGCGGCAGCATCCTCGTCTTCGGCACCTTGCGAGCGATTCCCGGCGATCCCATCCAGCTGATGCTGGGGACCCAGGGCGTGACCAATCCCGAGTTGGTCGCCAGGTACACCGAGCGATTCGGCCTCGATCTACCGGCGCCCGTCCAGTATCTGTACTGGGTCGGGCAGCTGGTCCGCGGCGACCTGGGGGACTCGATCGTCCAGCCGCAATCGGTTGGGGACTTCATGCGGATGCGGGCGATCAATACGGCCATCCTTGGCGCGACGGCATGGGTCATCGCCGTCCTGGGCGGAACCGGGATCGGCATCGTCGCCGCCCTGCTCGTGCATCGCCGCATGTGGGTGGCGGACTATGCGCTGTCCGGCTTCTCGGTGGTCATGATCAGCATTCCCTCGTTCTCGCTCGCGCTGATCTTGATGATCATCTTCGGAGTCAATCTCGGGTGGCTGCCCGTGCTGGGCATGCAATCGGTCGAGGATTCCGGCCTTCTCGACCGGCTGCGGCACCTGGTGCTGCCAGCGGTGACGCTGGCCACCGTGCCCGGCTTCGTGCTCGGGCGCATCGTCAAGGCTGCGATCACCGACGCCCTGCTCGGCGACTATGCGCGCACCGCCTATGCGAAGGGCCTATCCGAGCGCCGGGTGTTCCTGGTCCACGTGCTGCGCAACGCGATGGTGCCAATCGTCACCAACACCGGGCTCATGTTCGGCGGTTTTCTCTCCGGTTCGGTGCTGGTGGAGTTCATGTTCGCCTGGCCAGGTCTTGGGCGTGGGCTGGTGAACGCCATCCTCGCCAGGGACTTCCCAATCGTGCAGGGCATCACGCTGCTCATCCTCGTGATCTTCACGCTCGTCAATCTCCTCGTGGACCTTTCCTACGGCCTCATCGATCCCAGGATTCGCTATGCGCGGGACTGA